A single Equus quagga isolate Etosha38 chromosome 8, UCLA_HA_Equagga_1.0, whole genome shotgun sequence DNA region contains:
- the LOC124243801 gene encoding LOW QUALITY PROTEIN: histone-binding protein RBBP4-like (The sequence of the model RefSeq protein was modified relative to this genomic sequence to represent the inferred CDS: inserted 2 bases in 1 codon) has translation MADKEAAFDDAVEERVINEEYKMWKKNTPFLYDLVMTHALEWPSLTAQWLPDVTRPEGKDFSIHRLVLGTHTSDEQNHLLIASVQLPNDDAQFDASHYDSEKGEFGGFGSVSGKIEIQIKINHEGEVNRARYMPQNPCIIATKTPSSDVLVFDYTKHPSKPDPSGECNPDLRLRGHQKEGYGLSWNPNLSGHLLSASDDHTICLWDISAVPKEGKVVDAKTIFTGHTAVVEDVSWHLLHESLFGSVADDQKLMIWDTHSNNTSKPSHSVDAHTAEVNCLSFNPYSQFILATGSADRTVALWDLRNLKFKLHSFESHKDEIFQVRRSPHNETILASRGTDRRLNVWDLSKIGEEQSPEDAEDGPPELLFIHGGHTAKISDFSXNPNEPWVICSVSEDNIMQVWQMAENIYNDEDPEGGVDPE, from the exons ATGGCCGACAAGGAAGCAGCCTTTGATGACGCAGTGGAAGAACGTGTGATCAACGAAGAGTACAAAATGTGGAAAAAGAACACCCCTTTTCTTTACGATTTGGTGATGACCCATGCCCTGGAGTGGCCCAGCCTGACTGCGCAGTGGCTTCCAGATGTGACCAGGCCAGAAGGGAAAGATTTCAGCATTCATCGACTTGTCTTGGGGACACACACGTCGGATGAACAAAACCACCTTTTGATAGCCAGTGTGCAGCTCCCTAACGATGATGCTCAGTTTGATGCTTCACACTACGACAGTGAGAAAGGAGAATTTGGAGGTTTTGGCTCTGTTAGTggaaaaattgaaatacaaatcAAGATCAACCATGAAGGAGAAGTAAACAGGGCACGTTATATGCCCCAGAACCCTTGCATCATTGCAACAAAGACTCCGTCCAGTGACGTTCTTGTTTTTGACTATACGAAACATCCTTCTAAACCAGACCCTTCTGGAGAGTGCAATCCAGACTTGCGTCTCCGAGGACATCAGAAGGAAGGCTATGGGCTTTCTTGGAACCCAAACCTCAGTGGGCACTTACTTAGTGCTTCAGATGACCACACCATCTGCCTATGGGACATCAGTGCCGttccaaaggaaggaaaagttgtGGATGCGAAGACCATCTTTACAGGGCATACAGCAGTAGTAGAAGATGTTTCCTGGCATCTGCTCCATGAGTCTCTGTTTGGGTCAGTTGCTGATGATCAGAAACTTATGATCTGGGATACTCATTCAAACAATACTTCCAAACCAAGCCACTCAGTTGATGCTCACACAGCTGAAGTGAACTGCCTTTCTTTCAATCCTTATAGTCAGTTCATTCTTGCCACAGGATCAGCTGACAGGACTGTTGCCTTGTGGGATCTGAGAAATCTGAAATTTAAGTTGCATTCCTTTGAATCACATAAGGATGAAATATTCCAGGTTCGGCGGTCACCTCACAATGAGACAATTTTGGCTTCCAGGGGTACTGATCGCAGGCTGAATGTCTGGGATTTAAGTAAAATTGGAGAGGAACAGTCCCCAGAAGATGCAGAAGATGGGCCACCAGAGTTGTTGTTTATTCATGGTGGTCACACTGCCAAGATATCTGATTTCTC CAATCCCAACGAACCTTGGGTGATTTGTTCTGTATCAGAAGACAATATCATGCAGGTGTGGCAAATGGCAGAGAATATTTATAATGATGAAGACCCTGAAGGAGGCGTGGATCCAGAATGA